One part of the Pecten maximus chromosome 1, xPecMax1.1, whole genome shotgun sequence genome encodes these proteins:
- the LOC117325959 gene encoding COP1-interactive protein 1-like isoform X7, with product MADEAESLDMKDYMYLINHLELYVDLYIWKNQKLRQMAKSTEFQAASRSRSQPSISGSSPQSQGSPSNKYEDLMYMKKGWLIKQGSSEKDWKKHWFVLTGNSLRYYKDAQAEESNTLDGRIDLSTCFDISEVDIGRNFGFRIKSRNGEYVLAAMTSGIRNNWLKAIRLVMDLQTGSKKSTSSLLSNSADSSPRTVDDLDLSASADSSRLSGSMDSRSSSESPKEIHKRTTTKNMRRHYSDVSPGNVKFSVKDLSPALARISQPPTIVGVVSGGNSPPEPEKNSLGGQGDQIDSANKKLQSSSKFSPEPVSALTGSNEPMSRYVEGSDNGSLPPTVSPASGVGDDFASRRAVSSESRKEEDEKSRRAKSPSARVKEKSRIKGGKIQTPPQQVSDDECYGMSASAEEETVSLQVIDLHQHLTGEIYQESDNNFAISEDTPASTGDSSAGADGMLVELLETEVDSLKEQLENTHKEMVKMHETNIDLKTRLQTIVREKDVSQPGQPQHGLESPIMRSLWNQQNQSSDCPQVTTMRRQVKEARDTIQKNKVEMESLRSKLDMSTSKLTGTERALSEALKELKNEKDKLMKMSNDWNKKIRNLEGQLKDTTHKMERQRDSLNVKENDCKRLESDLKASNQKVREHEREILKLKAVEQDNRQMKEKMDDTERKMATLRLELKEKDMHSKKIEGEYEHHIADLEQEFTQERDDMEQHLEDMKKKFMEAQQHSNTNNMAALLQEKDIIIAQLEDKMIENDKKLIDMADELQSELDESVMLQNNLESVQKDHSMMEKKFKEQEKLYSKVVSEKQKSEEENRSLTRTMEEYRKESRELGSLLDTEKNAAIKWQREKKELLSKIQNLEGNIDTLQHKLDNKGSRMSHDSSHSEEDRSKVSDILGNFVVVEAEMSEITKTMINLQKNFTDFLSRQTEKSHSQLGGMGSLMTDIVHRCAHLQDILREGSSDLTTPRSTNQGNQSEEYNEMKEKYDNLVIESNRLRKDLEDISSQSKDNKEMDVKLANLESVYKQKVQEMTSRVDDLAGMVKHAGPSKASSPQKPKRPEEASTAISAEIEAELGQLEDRIAYIDQVLRTPDISMSGEEEEEDDDEDEESDSFMSSDDEMSEDEEEEEEEEVSGGYESKRLIGKLRAMRNQLQATNCKIQDLTDEMIEKTFLKNDSSVEGEEGLRQTLVKCSDTVDSLTGRLVDKVKAAKLGGASLEGSSAENMVAFQNCVKEMREKLVEVNSMVAAHEALDAKSLKMVHGKLMNLLEYLSHLQRFKHRDFDMLGRITHQDLQAKAVIKRRESGIRRSRLDFEEKVHLYADRLSVEAIILGQMAYLVQRYQMGDVYRDLLIKEIQDVNVVILDLERKIDDATKTNGSSDTGVDIVSSYAAILAEKIVLEGQLASCAMAADNQTTDDTAVLSALQITENPSILAMEVFLRCQVDTSVHQNLHQALDHMDSVTGHIITKSLVQGEISHALSRMKSRFSLKDGVRDVTDLLRQERKFSHEQLLCKCETVCNAVDVYQALVGSSLRCQACLAQAPNISDSLYTKMSQSFQKRIGEFQEKQRTSDAREQNRCRHIISALEVELESSVRNFRDVIKPGLSETEDVVSDMTVVSIESAVLQLADILMCRATIKGTVAYITDMVSSGNFPELPDTAIFSSEHVLGGDQDGAMQVLAQSLSNEATNKQSLAAELKKFNPENPSSSEECSRIIDILGIVPESELSNNLGTYGENLLREALHQAQLTYMSYKMKLQHERSMREMKMKIEAGQKVDLPSDSSREAEGDIHASLSVFEEILETKFEDECEVLSILDKEIKQLQSVSTDAPEKGYSQQLSNLISTFENELAVSQERHDIHVDVLRQEVGNIVMRLEKMTDDYEKEREVLVSECEGKVSSLQEELETIQVDHEEELEQVRQDIMTAVSAIRANEEEVDGQLSDQVKGLNRQIISQKGTFSVLLTELEEKLAGSNLSPTLSTQVSDLVSQLQEALNSGTEPEDPLSPLPVSSPPPLPVAPRKSESLSDVPAMDTLNLTDDSFQTLDRSQHDYELELLKREKEEALAEEVKTTKAALDAMRKAYEDDLEEEKERYRIALKTMYNDDYIQEIRRQQDEELERVKEELKTITMHYDSKCEDYSIMEEKLNNVKTEYESHIQHLVKSNQHLNELVNEEIGKLKDFVENRSMGRIPGNATLEEELYDAQIMVRMKDAELQKLRSQVKNLENNLERVTEEQRNSMTQYLQMYKKVQELEAKHKNKKQEEQDHDTRATNRSLRRTPSFHHRARSPSPQTSAKKEEHHSRDSHRRRHLDARDLKRSKSSPTIPFVFGGRLPSSSSLGKSSSFKSAKAMKTSK from the exons ATGGCCAAGTCAACTGAGTTCCAAGCAGCAAGTAGAAGTAGGTCACAGCCATCCATTTCTGGGAGTTCTCCACAAAGCCAAGGGTCACCTTCTAATAAATATGAG GATCTGATGTACATGAAGAAAGGCTGGCTGATCAAGCAGGGGTCATCAGAGAAG GACTGGAAGAAGCATTGGTTTGTATTGACTGGAAACTCATTGCGGTATTACAAAGATGCTCAGGCAGAAGAAAGCAATACTCTAGACGGTCGTATTGATCTCTCCACATGTTTCGACATTTCCGAGGTGGACATTGGTCGTAACTTTGGCTTCAGGATCAAG TCACGCAATGGGGAATATGTCCTCGCTGCTATGACATCTGGGATACGGAACAATTGGTTAAAAGCAATCCGCCTTGTTATGGACCTACAGACTGGCAGTAAAAAATCTACCTCTTCATTGTTGTCAAACTCTGCTGACTCTTCACCTCGTACTGTGGACGATCTTGACCTTAGTGCTTCAGCCGATAGTAGTCGATTAAGTGGGTCAATGGATAGTCGATCATCATCAGAAAGTCCCAAAGAAATTCATAAACGTACTACAACAAAAAATATGAGACGACATTATTCCGATGTTAGTCCAGGAAATGTGAAATTTTCTGTGAAGGATTTATCTCCTGCTCTGGCACGTATCTCTCAACCACCGACCATCGTAGGTGTGGTGAGTGGAGGAAATTCTCCACCGGAACCAGAGAAAAATTCTCTTGGTGGTCAGGGAGATCAAATAGATTCAGCAAACAAAAAGTTACAAAGTAGTTCAAAGTTTTCACCAGAACCTGTGTCAGCTTTGACTGGCAGCAATGAACCGATGAGTCGGTATGTAGAAGGGAGTGACAATGGGTCCCTGCCTCCAACAGTATCGCCTGCTTCGGGGGTAGGGGATGACTTTGCCTCCCGTCGGGCAGTTAGTAGTGAAAGTAGGAAAGAGGAAGATGAGAAATCAAGACGGGCAAAATCACCCAGTGCCCGTGTGAAAGAAAAGTCTCGGATTAAAGGAGGCAAGATACAGACGCCACCACAGCAGGTGTCAGATGATGAATGTTATGGGATGTCGGCATCTGCTGAGGAGGAAACTGTTAGCTTACAAGTGATTGATCTGCATCAACATCTTACTGGg GAAATTTACCAGGAGTCGGACAACAACTTCGCAATATCTGAAGACACTCCTGCATCCACTGGGGATTCCTCCGCTGGAGCGGATGGTATGCTGGTGGAACTCTTAGAAACAGAG GTCGACTCACTGAAAGAACAGCTAGAAAACACGCACAAAGAAATGGTGAAAATGCATGAAACCAATATTGACCTGAAAACCCGCCTACAGACTATCGTCAGGGAAAAGGATGTGTCACAG CCGGGTCAACCACAGCATGGGCTAGAAAGCCCTATAATGCGTAGCTTGTGGAATCAGCAAAACCAGTCCTCAGATTGTCCACAG GTGACAACAATGCGACGCCAGGTGAAGGAAGCCAGGGATACGAtacagaaaaataaagtggaaaTGGAGAGCCTTCGTTCCAAGCTTGACATGTCAACATCCAAACTGACCGGTACAGAACGGGCCCTGTCAGAGGCTCTTAAGGAACTCAAGAATGAGAAGGATAAACTCATGAAAATGTCAAATGACTGGAATAAAAAGATTCGCAATTTAGAAGGACAATTGAAAGACACAACTCATAAAATGGAACGGCAGCGTGATAGTTTGAATGTGAAGGAAAATGACTGTAAGAGATTAGAATCAGATCTTAAGGCTAGTAATCAAAAAGTACGTGAACACGAGCGTGAAATTCTAAAGTTAAAGGCTGTGGAACAAGATAATAGACAGATGAAAGAAAAAATGGACGACACAGAAAGAAAAATGGCAACATTAAGGTTGGAACTTAAAGAGAAGGACATGCACTCTAAGAAAATAGAGGGTGAATATGAGCATCATATTGCTGATTTGGAGCAGGAATTCACCCAGGAAAGGGATGATATGGAGCAACACTTGGAGGACATGAAAAAGAAATTCATGGAGGCTCAGCAACATTCCAATACCAACAACATGGCTGCCCTTTTACAGGAAAAGGACATCATCATTGCCCAGTTGGAAGATAAAATGATAGAAAATGATAAGAAATTGATTGACATGGCAGACGAACTACAATCAGAACTAGATGAAAGTGTTATGCTGCAAAACAATCTGGAGTCTGTACAGAAAGATCATAGTATGATGGAGAAAAAATTCAAGGAACAGGAAAAGTTGTACTCAAAAGTGGTTTCAGAAAAACAGAAAAGTGAGGAAGAAAATAGGTCACTCACTCGCACCATGGAGGAATATAGAAAGGAAAGCCGTGAACTTGGATCTCTTTTAGATACTGAGAAAAACGCTGCTATCAAATGGCAAAGGGAGAAAAAGGAGTTGCTaagtaaaattcaaaatttagaAGGAAATATTGATACACTTCAACATAAGTTAGATAACAAAGGATCAAGGATGTCGCATGACAGCAGCCACTCCGAAGAAGATCGGAGTAAAGTGTCAGATATACTTGGAAACTTTGTTGTTGTCGAAGCTGAAATGTCAGAAATTACTAAAACAATGATCAATCTCCAAAAGAACTTCACCGATTTCTTATCAAGGCAGACAGAAAAAAGTCATTCGCAACTGGGTGGTATGGGGTCTTTAATGACAGACATTGTACATCGCTGTGCACATCTACAGGACATCTTACGAGAGGGGTCTTCTGACTTGACTACACCAAGGTCAACAAATCAAGGAAACCAATCTGAAGAGTACAATGAAATGAAAGAGAAGTATGATAATTTAGTGATTGAGTCCAATAGGTTACGGAAAGATCTGGAGGATATTTCCAGTCAATCAAAAGACAACAAAGAGATGGATGTGAAACTGGCTAATCTTGAGAGTGTGTACAAACAGAAGGTACAGGAAATGACATCTCGGGTAGATGACCTGGCTGGCATGGTAAAACATGCTGGCCCAAGTAAAGCGTCAAGTCCACAGAAACCGAAGCGACCAGAGGAGGCATCTACAGCTATCTCCGCCGAGATAGAAGCCGAGCTGGGTCAGCTGGAGGACCGCATTGCTTACATAGACCAGGTACTACGTACTCCCGATATCAGCATGTCGGGcgaggaggaggaagaggatgatgatgaggatgaggaaTCCGACAGTTTCATGAGTTCAGATGATGAAATGTCGGAAGAtgaggaagaggaggaggaggaggaagtCAGTGGAGGATATGAGAGTAAACGTCTTATCGGAAAGTTGCGTGCAATGAGAAATCAACTGCAAGCAACTAACTGTAAGATTCAGGATCTCACTGATGAAATGATAGAGAAAACATTCCTCAAAAACGATTCCTCAGTAGAGGGTGAAGAAGGGTTGAGACAGACCCTGGTCAAATGTAGTGACACTGTAGATTCTCTGACTGGTCGCCTGGTTGACAAGGTCAAGGCTGCTAAATTAGGGGGTGCCAGCCTAGAGGGTAGCTCTGCAGAAAATATGGTAGCATTCCAAAACTGTGTGAAAGAGATGAGGGAAAAACTGGTAGAAGTGAATAGTATGGTGGCAGCACATGAAGCTCTGGATGCAAAGTCTCTGAAAATGGTTCATGGGAAACTGATGAACCTTTTAGAGTATCTGAGCCATCTTCAAAGATTTAAACATCGGGATTTCGACATGTTGGGGAGGATTACTCATCAGGATCTGCAGGCAAAGGCTGTGATAAAGCGACGTGAAAGTGGCATCCGGCGGAGCCGCCTCGACTTTGAGGAGAAGGTGCATCTTTATGCAGATAGGCTGTCTGTTGAGGCCATCATACTGGGACAGATGGCCTATCTGGTACAGCGCTACCAGATGGGGGATGTGTATAGGGACCTACTGATAAAGGAGATTCAGGATGTGAACGTGGTTATCCTCGACTTAGAACGGAAAATTGATGATGCCACAAAAACAAACGGTTCATCAGATACTGGTGTTGACATTGTCTCATCATACGCAGCCATTTTGGCAGAGAAAATAGTTCTAGAGGGACAATTGGCATCATGTGCAATGGCTGCAGATAATCAAACTACTGACGACACCGCAGTGTTGTCAGCTCTTCAGATCACGGAAAACCCATCAATTCTTGCCATGGAAGTGTTTTTACGGTGTCAGGTGGACACATCTGTTCATCAGAACCTCCATCAGGCCTTGGACCACATGGATTCTGTCACAGGCCACATCATCACTAAGTCGCTGGTACAGGGGGAGATAAGTCATGCACTTTCAAGGATGAAATCTCGCTTCTCTTTGAAAGACGGTGTGCGAGATGTAACAGACCTTCTGCGCCAGGAGCGCAAGTTCTCACATGAACAACTGTTATGTAAGTGTGAGACGGTGTGTAACGCGGTAGATGTGTACCAGGCGTTGGTAGGGTCTTCACTACGCTGTCAGGCTTGTCTGGCACAGGCTCCAAATATCAGCGACAGCTTGTATACAAAAATGTCACAATCATTCCAAAAACGCATAGGCGAATTCCAGGAGAAACAAAGGACATCAGACGCTAGAGAACAGAATAGGTGTCGACACATTATAAGTGCACTGGAAGTAGAATTAGAATCAAGTGTTAGAAATTTTAGAGATGTGATAAAACCGGGTTTGTCAGAAACAGAGGATGTCGTGTCAGACATGACAGTTGTGTCTATAGAATCAGCAGTGTTACAGTTAGCTGACATTCTCATGTGTAGAGCAACTATCAAAGGTACAGTAGCttacattacagacatggtTAGCTCAGGAAACTTTCCAGAACTTCCCGACACTGCCATATTCTCATCCGAACATGTACTTGGTGGTGATCAGGACGGGGCCATGCAAGTACTTGCACAGTCACTCTCAAATGAAGCAACAAACAAGCAGTCTTTGGCAGCAGAATTGAAAAAATTCAATCCAGAAAATCCTTCAAGTTCAGAAGAATGTTCTAGGATAATAGACATTTTAGGAATTGTCCCAGAAAGTGAACTAAGTAATAATCTAGGCACATACGGTGAGAACCTGCTAAGAGAAGCTCTCCACCAAGCTCAACTCACTTACATGTCATACAAAATGAAGTTACAGCATGAGAGGAGTATGCGCGAGATGAAGATGAAAATTGAGGCTGGTCAGAAAGTAGACCTCCCTTCAGATTCAAGTAGGGAAGCTGAAGGAGACATTCATGCTTCATTGTCAGTGTTTGAGGAAATCTTAGAAACAAAGTTTGAAGATGAGTGTGAAGTGCtaagtatactggacaaggaaATAAAACAGTTACAGTCGGTTTCAACAGATGCCCCAGAAAAGGGATATAGTCAACAACTCAGTAACCTCATCTCTACATTTGAAAACGAACTTGCTGTCTCACAGGAACgacatgatatacatgtagatgtccTACGCCAGGAAGTTGGCAACATTGTAATGCGTCTTGAAAAGATGACCGACGACTATGAAAAGGAGAGGGAAGTACTGGTGTCGGAGTGCGAGGGCAAGGTCAGTAGTCTCCAGGAGGAGCTAGAGACAATCCAGGTTGACCATGAGGAGGAACTGGAGCAGGTCCGACAGGACATCATGACGGCAGTTAGTGCTATCCGTGCCAATGAGGAGGAAGTGGATGGTCAACTGTCAGATCAGGTCAAAGGACTCAACCGACAAATCATCTCACAGAAGGGCACCTTCAGT GTATTGTTGACAGAACTTGAGGAGAAGCTGGCGGGGTCTAACCTCAGTCCTACACTCTCTACTCAAGTGTCAGATCTGGTCAGTCAACTCCAGGAGGCTCTCAACAGCGGCACG GAGCCTGAGGATCCCTTGTCCCCTCTGCCTGTCTCCTCGCCCCCTCCACTGCCTGTTGCACCCCGGAAGTCAGAGTCGCTCAGTGATGTCCCTGCTATGGACACGCTCAACTTGACAGACGAT TCATTCCAAACTCTGGATAGATCTCAGCATGACTATGAATTGGAACTACTGAAGCGAGAAAAGGAAGAAGCTCTGGCAGAGGAGGTCAAAACAACCAAAGCAG cTCTGGATGCCATGAGGAAGGCTTATGAGGATGACCTTGAGGAGGAGAAGGAAAGATACAGAATTGCCCTCAAGACTATGTACAATGATGACTACATCCAAGAAATACGTAGACAACAAGA TGAGGAGCTAGAGAGGGTGAAGGAGGAGCTAAAGACTATCACCATGCACTACGACAGTAAGTGTGAGGACTACAGCATCATGGAGGAAAAACTCAACAACGTCAAGACGGAGTACGAGTCTCACATACAACACCTGGTCAAGAG TAATCAGCACCTAAATGAGCTCGTAAATGAGGAGATTGGTAAACTCAAGGATTTCGTGGAGAACAGGTCGATGGGACGTATACCGGGTAATGCCACTCTGGAGGAAGAGCTTTATGATGCCCAG